A genome region from Triticum aestivum cultivar Chinese Spring chromosome 2B, IWGSC CS RefSeq v2.1, whole genome shotgun sequence includes the following:
- the LOC123046950 gene encoding protein transport protein SEC13 homolog B — protein sequence MSSKKIELDHKDMVHDSAIDYYGKRLATASSDSTVKITNIGGASAPSQLVATLTGHYGPVWRVGWAHPKYGSILASCGYDGRVIVWKEAATGQWSQLHVFDNHKASVNSIAWAPYELGLCLACGSSDGTISVISMRLDTGGCDAATIERAHPVGVTAVSWAPAAALGSMVGSDQLVHKIVSGGFDCVVKVWEFVNGGWKLESALVSDMHKECVRDVSWAPVLGLAKSTIASASQDGKVVIWTSGKGGGKWEGKLMRDFEAPVWRVSWSLTGNILSVAAGEGDITLWKESSDGQWESLWTKASEEPPQEEQAIEEAMQ from the coding sequence ATGTCGTCGAAGAAGATAGAGCTAGACCACAAGGACATGGTTCACGATTCTGCCATTGACTACTATGGGAAGCGCCTTGCCACAGCCTCCTCTGACTCCACTGTGAAGATCACCAACATTGGGGGTGCATCTGCCCCGTCCCAGCTCGTTGCGACCCTCACTGGCCACTATGGTCCTGTGTGGCGTGTCGGATGGGCCCATCCCAAGTATGGTTCCATTCTCGCATCCTGCGGCTATGATGGCCGTGTGATAGTCTGGAAGGAGGCTGCCACTGGGCAATGGTCTCAGCTCCATGTGTTTGACAACCACAAGGCCTCAGTTAACTCCATTGCTTGGGCTCCATATGAACTTGGCCTTTGCCTTGCCTGTGGGTCTTCTGATGGCACCATCTCTGTCATCTCCATGCGGCTTGATACAGGAGGATGTGATGCTGCAACCATTGAGCGGGCACACCCTGTTGGCGTGACAGCAGTCTCctgggctccagcagcagcacttGGGTCCATGGTTGGCTCAGATCAGCTCGTCCACAAGATCGTGTCTGGTGGCTTTGACTGTGTCGTCAAGGTGTGGGAGTTTGTCAATGGTGGCTGGAAGCTGGAGAGTGCTTTGGTCTCTGACATGCACAAAGAGTGTGTGAGAGACGTCTCATGGGCACCGGTCCTGGGCCTGGCAAAGTCAACCATCGCCAGCGCTTCCCAAGACGGCAAGGTTGTCATCTGGACCAGTGGCAAAGGAGGAGGCAAGTGGGAAGGAAAGCTCATGCGCGACTTCGAGGCTCCGGTGTGGAGGGTGTCCTGGTCCCTGACGGGAAACATACTGTCTGTGGCTGCCGGCGAGGGCGACATAACTCTGTGGAAGGAATCGTCGGACGGGCAGTGGGAGTCGCTGTGGACCAAGGCCTCAGAGGAGCCGCCACAGGAGGAGCAGGCGATCGAGGAGGCCATGCAGTAG